TAGACCGTGTCGCCGTCGTCGGTCGACCAGGTTTGCATGCCCGTGCGTAACCTCGCTCGCGGTAAATGACTATCTTTCCGGGTCGGATTCGCCGGCTCGAGTGGCTCACTGGAGCGGCGGAGCCCGGATGAGTTCACCGAATGGTATGGGTCGCCACATGAGACAAGTTCGCAGTGTGAACTGTCCGTACTGAAAGGTTTACCCGCCCGGGAATCGTTCGAACGCCTAATGTCGCTGGTCGTGGTTCCCGTTCGGTATCCGCTGTCGAAACACTCGCGGCGAACGCTCGAGCAGGCGATCGAGGTCGCCCGCGAGCGCGAGGCAGCGCTGACGATACTCCACGTCGACCTCTATCAGAACGGGAAAAAAGTAACGCGTATGGATCTGAAAAACGCCGTCGAACGGGCCTTCGGACGGCTCGAGAGCGCTCGGTACGTCGTCCGCACTGGCTTTCTCGTCGAGGAGAGCATCCTCGATGAAGTCGCCGCGGAGCGGGCCGACGCCGTCGTCATCGGTAGTAAACAGGCGAGTCGCCTGCGACGGATCTTCCAGCGGTTTACGGATAATCCGGATATCGACCACTATCTGCGGACCCATCTCGACTGCGAAGTCATTACGGTCGATGGCGCACGCGCCTGAGTTCGGCCGAGAGACCGGCCGCTCACTCGTCGTTGCCCGCGTTTCGCACGACGAACACCGGAATCGAGGCGTTGTCGACGACTCGCTCCGAAACGCTCCCCAGCGATGTCACCTTCTCTCGCGGGCTCTTCCCCCGCGTCCCGATCACGATCAGGTCGATCCCTTCTTCGTCGGCGTACTCGAGGATCGTCTTCGCGGGCGTCCCCTGACGCACTTCACCGACGGTCTCGAGCCCCTCGGCTGCCGCTCGCTCCTCGACAGCGGCGACGGCCTCCCGACCCTCATCCTCGAGCGAGCGCTCGAGATCGGTACTGGTCTGGTCGCCGGCCGCGGCGGTGAC
This genomic stretch from Natrinema sp. SYSU A 869 harbors:
- a CDS encoding universal stress protein, whose product is MSLVVVPVRYPLSKHSRRTLEQAIEVAREREAALTILHVDLYQNGKKVTRMDLKNAVERAFGRLESARYVVRTGFLVEESILDEVAAERADAVVIGSKQASRLRRIFQRFTDNPDIDHYLRTHLDCEVITVDGARA
- a CDS encoding universal stress protein, encoding MYDDILIPTDGSDTIPETLAHGLPIAADNDATVHSLYVVDSRVTAAAGDQTSTDLERSLEDEGREAVAAVEERAAAEGLETVGEVRQGTPAKTILEYADEEGIDLIVIGTRGKSPREKVTSLGSVSERVVDNASIPVFVVRNAGNDE